Proteins encoded in a region of the Tubulanus polymorphus chromosome 10, tnTubPoly1.2, whole genome shotgun sequence genome:
- the LOC141912207 gene encoding uncharacterized protein LOC141912207, whose protein sequence is MQYDRYEDDMDDAAREAGFIRGGKERSTLPVVRTTSRTNEKPLGVVFLIFRDETKRAILPNEITHIDTVKALFVRSFSRKLTLQYFDSPRVKIYVLDERRNVYYELEHVRDIQDRSVLKIQELDQFGNPLTNSCQSLNQPPSKSSSYTSSLASPQQVYMHEPRSPHSPQHYPPHYQNGHSPLPQHRPSPCGSPYRQQPSSLPQSPQRSGSRSSSRERVNSGGVLMNHRHSVPCVPNTAGGSTGSLHEHLIPHSNSYHSQIIADNQQNSGANSGSSTPRNGQSTDRMAKMEAQLASLTAWVQQSVVIQDSDRASTVSRNSIISDSSSIQTTGIDRKERQCLPPASLKPGLSDVSSSTPTQTPTPTILNSDAQKSLQSLRSKARELSSEVKQLRREQLAASETMRDMIYETGKELQRIIGAVPGANDQPVRAQRQTLNTSITLYQSDSQRVSHQLSDLESAVEDLRNGVVSKRCRVIPNDIEALALSLSQVSRSLAELKGTFPKLMDEMKSVMAGEMEIVVREETFLREEPEHIDNCLRRCKKLTGTLYTLKRLSTVQENQVPNPPNFHTNASPKQEDKNAILANIQAMVPDHDARMQSVEAAESSRERMKKIQCSQEALKFEKSLEIASKNLRETKPGEKLSTTTTPPSGQSPTTNGGGGRTPTSSNGTASRSPGGASSSGSSSARTPTGSSGKKSDGSSSTDGKSGAKEKAAKEKGAKLKEKELEKMRQQKEKERILREREKMKEREKERARQEKEKEKREKEKNKERTTSRFGFLAGKSKKSDKTSAAAAAESSKTADVQQQQQTEKKGQKTPPRKDSKDVKADVKFIVENNSNSSAMIVKKASAHSVAATTAQLQQTPIGINEIPVRDSDFPQRESMTTLTIQPAPVEYITVPSSTSPLRNPPAVVMSSFSPPPASSGFDGYYGRSISSPAGGATDPLYAQTNLYPTRAESIYANVQRSLVKTTGGSESLYASPLLLKSQILLERSKSEPASPYTLRQRPLSMAETTNNSIPRNAVLASASFHDDLRKEAEPSVNVATAPSSGLSAHYAMPGLMSNSYHGGQTIAPTTTGGATMSQSFHEENPAAKVITVAAGVQQSGGKSVSFDPWVHMTELPHPHPKLRSFPPVPAETIPGYNKPLPQLPPGVDMSKHGEQTPPQKKTPPPPPPRRSSRCFSVIPGQGFAVTSDGDYENIENIRCSQSENLQSHSPTSQQPPRGRGGMSEALPPLPTSQQPPRGRGGMSEALPPPPTSQQPPRGRGGMSEALPPPPTSQQPPRGRGGLTEALPSPPTSQQPPRGQGGMSEVLPPPPASQQPPRGRGGISEALPVPPGQQRSPRGGGMSRFEKDLMAGVYSNLNRPDLQEQNINLRQVVRSPEIRARAASTIITTDTKEKTSSSDSESTGSLESGKSRSYGTPANPASTGPATGPNGKNIVTHSKVVINQRGRREEQTDIY, encoded by the exons ATGCAGTACGACCGGTATGAAGACGATATGGACGACGCCGCCAGGGAAGCCGGATTCATTCGCGGCGGTAAAGAACGCTCGACTTTACCGGTAGTTCGAACGACGTCGAGAACCAACGAGAAACCGCTCG GGGTCGTGTTTCTGATATTTCGAGATGAAACGAAACGCGCGATACTGCCGAACGAGATCACGCACATCGACACGGTGAAGGCGTTGTTCGTGCGTTCGTTCTCGAGGAAACTGACGTTGCAGTATTTCGATTCTCCGCGCGTTAAGATCTACGTTCTGGACGAACGACGCAACGTTTACTACGAACTGGAACACGTCAG AGATATACAAGACCGTTCAGTATTAAAGATACAAGAATTGGATCAATTCGGCAATCCGTTAACGAACAGCTGTCAGAGTTTAAATCAACCACCATCCAAGTCGTCGAGCTATACCTCCAGTCTAGCTAGTCCACAGCAGGTTTATATGCATGAG ccTCGAAGTCCACATTCACCTCAGCACTACCCTCCACACTATCAGAATGGACATTCTCCGCTACCGCAACATCGACCGAGTCCTTGCGGCTCCCCCTATAGACAACAACCGTCATCATTACCGCAGTCACCTCAACGATCCGGTTCCCGGTCTTCCTCGAGAG AACGTGTAAACAGCGGCGGGGTTCTGATGAACCATCGTCACTCGGTGCCATGCGTTCCTAATACGGCAGGGGGCAGCACCGGTTCGTTACACGAACACCTAATACCGCACAGTAACAGTTATCACTCGCAGATAATAGCAGACAATCAACAGAACAGCGGCGCAAACTCAGGCAGCTCAACTCCGCGAAACGGACAGTCTAC GGATAGAATGGCTAAAATGGAAGCACAATTAGCGTCGCTGACCGCGTGGGTTCAACAATCAGTGGTGATACAGGATTCGGACAGAGCTAGTACCGTTAGTCGTAATAGTATTATATCCGACTCATCGTCGATACAAACAACCGGCA TTGACCGTAAGGAGAGACAATGTCTTCCTCCCGCCTCGTTAAAACCAG GTTTATCCGACGTGTCGTCGTCGACTCCGACTCAAACTCCGACTCCGACGATATTGAACTCCGACGCGCAGAAGTCGTTGCAGTCGTTGCGTTCGAAAGCTCGCGAGCTGAGCTCCGAGGTGAAACAGCTTCGACGAGAGCAGCTGGCAGCTTCGGAAACTATGAGAGACATGATTTACGAGACCGGCAAAGAGTTACAG aGAATTATAGGAGCCGTTCCCGGTGCTAATGATCAACCAGTGCGAGCTCAGAGACAAACACTGAATACTAGTATAACACTGTATCAGTCAGATTCACAGCGCGTCAGTCATCAACTCAG tgATTTAGAGTCGGCTGTCGAAGATTTAAGGAATGGCGTCGTCAGTAAGAGATGTCGCGTGATTCCAAATGATATCGAAGCTTTAGCTTTATCTCTCAGTCAAGTCAGTCGATCATTAGCTGAATTAAAAG GAACTTTCCCTAAACTGATGGATGAGATGAAATCGGTGATGGCCGGAGAGATGGAAATAGTAGTCAGGGAGGAAAC GTTTCTGCGCGAAGAACCGGAACATATTGATAACTGTTTGCGTCGATGTAAGAAACTCACAGGAACGCTTTATACTCTAAAAAG ATTGTCGACCGTGCAAGAAAATCAGGTTCCGAATCCTCCGAATTTTCACACGAACGCATCGCCGAAACAGGAGGATAAAAACGCGATATTAGCGAATATACAAGCGATGGTTCCCGACCACGACGCTCGGATGCAGAGTGTCGAG GCGGCTGAATCGTCTCGTGAACGCATGAAAAAAATCCAGTGTTCTCAAGAAGCGTTAAAATTCGAGAAATCGCTTGAGATCGCCAGCAAAAACCTGCGCGAAACGAAACCCGGCGAAAAATTATCGACGACGACAACGCCACCTAGCGGGCAGAGTCCGACGACGAACGGCGGTGGCGGGCGCACGCCGACTTCGAGTAACGGTACGGCGTCGCGTAGTCCCGGCGGTGCTAGTAGCAGCGGTAGTAGTTCGGCGCGAACGCCGACCGGATCGTCGGGAAAAAAGTCGGACGGCTCGTCGTCGACGGACGGTAAATCCGGCGCGAAGGAAAAAGCGGCGAAAGAAAAAGGCGcgaaattgaaagaaaaagaaCTGGAGAAAATGCGTCAGCAAAAAGAGAAAGAACGAATTCTACGGGAGCGCGAGAAaatgaaagagagagagaaagaacGCGCGAGAcaagagaaagaaaaagagAAACGGGAGAAAGAGAAGAACAAAGAGCGCACGACGTCGCGGTTCGGATTTTTGGCCGGGAAGTCGAAGAAGTCGGATAAGACATctgcagcggcggcggcggaaTCATCGAAAACGGCAGACgttcagcagcagcagcagacggAGAAAAAAGGACAGAAAACGCCCCCTAGGAAGGACAGTAAAGACGTCAAAGCAGACGTGAAATTCATCGTCGAGAATAATTCGAATTCGTCTGCGATGATCGTTAAAAAAGCGTCTGCTCATTCCGTCGCCGCGACGACCGCGCAGCTGCAGCAGACGCCGATCGGTATAAACGAAATACCGGTACGCGATTCCGATTTCCCTCAACGCGAATCGATGACGACCTTGACGATTCAACCGGCGCCCGTCGAATACATCACCGTTCCGTCGTCGACGTCGCCGTTACGCAATCCGCCGGCGGTCGTCATGTCGTCGTTCTCGCCGCCGCCCGCGTCCTCCGGTTTCGACGGTTATTACGGTCGGTCGATATCGTCGCCGGCAGGTGGCGCCACCGATCCGTTATACGCTCAAACGAATCTGTATCCGACACGAGCGGAATCGATTTACGCGAACGTTCAACGCTCGTTGGTTAAAACGACGGGTGGCTCCGAGTCGTTGTACGCGTCTCCGCTGCTGCTTAAATCGCAGATTCTCCTCGAACGTTCCAAGTCGGAGCCAGCCTCGCCGTACACGCTCAGACAGCGCCCTCTATCGATGGCCGAAACGACGAATAATTCGATTCCACGCAACGCGGTCCTCGCGTCGGCTTCGTTCCACGACGATCTACGCAAAGAGGCGGAGCCGTCCGTGAACGTGGCAACGGCGCCGTCTAGCGGGTTATCGGCGCACTACGCGATGCCCGGTTTGATGTCGAATTCGTACCACGGCGGGCAGACGATCGCGCCGACGACAACCGGCGGCGCCACCATGTCGCAATCGTTCCACGAGGAAAACCCGGCGGCGAAGGTCATTACGGTCGCCGCGGGCGTGCAACAATCGGGCGGAAAGAGCGTTAGTTTCGATCCGTGGGTTCATATGACCGAACTACCGCACCCGCATCCGAAATTACGCAGCTTCCCGCCGGTACCGGCCGAGACTATACCCGGTTATAACAAACCGCTGCCTCAACTGCCACCTGGTGTCGATATGAGTAAACACGGCGAGCAGACGCCACCTCAGAAGAAGACGCCGCCTCCACCCCCGCCACGGCGCAGTAGCAGGTGTTTTTCGGTGATTCCCGGGCAGGGTTTCGCTGTCACGTCTGACGGCGATTACGAGAACATCGAAAATATTCGCTGCTCGCAATCGGAGAATTTACAATCGCATTCACCGACCTCCCAGCAACCTCCCAGAGGTCGCGGTGGTATGTCTGAGGCCCTTCCGCCTTTACCGACCTCGCAACAGCCTCCGAGAGGTCGCGGAGGTATGTCTGAGGCCCTACCACCTCCGCCTACCTCTCAGCAACCACCCAGAGGTCGTGGAGGTATGTCTGAGGCATTGCCGCCTCCACCAACCTCTCAGCAACCTCCCAGAGGTCGTGGAGGCTTGACAGAAGCGTTGCCATCTCCACCGACCTCGCAACAGCCTCCCAGAGGTCAGGGAGGTATGTCTGAGGTATTGCCGCCGCCTCCAGCGTCGCAGCAACCTCCTCGAGGTCGAGGAGGTATATCAGAAGCGTTGCCGGTGCCGCCCGGTCAGCAGAGGTCGCCGCGAGGCGGAGGGATGTCGCGGTTCGAGAAAGATCTAATGGCCGGCGTTTACTCGAACTTGAACCGACCGGATTTACAAGAGCAGAACATCAACTTACGTCAGGTCGTGCGTAGCCCGGAGATCAGAGCACGCGCCGCGTCAACGATCATCACCACGGATACGAAAGAGAAAACATCGTCGAGCGACAGTGAAAGTACGGGTAGTTTAGAGTCGGGTAAATCTCGCTCGTACGGGACGCCTGCGAACCCGGCGTCGACCGGGCCAGCAACCGGGCCGAACGGCAAAAATATCGTTACTCATTCGAAGGTGGTGATTAATCAGAGAGGACGCAGGGAGGAACAGACGGATATTTATTAG